A DNA window from Natranaerovirga pectinivora contains the following coding sequences:
- a CDS encoding DUF554 domain-containing protein: MIGIGTIVNFIAIILGGFLGLGLKTGLSSRFKQIVMQSLGLAVLFIGVSGTIQSMFKITESNGIDRQYIMTMILSLVIGGILGEWINIELKLDNLGLFLQKKIGTVGDFAKGFVTASLVYCIGAMAIVGALEDGLLRNPNTLFAKSILDGISAVIFSSTLGIGVVFSSVSVLIYQGGITLLAGTLEPILTDVVIQQMSLIGNILIFAIGINILEIKKIKVGNLLPAIFIPMIVALFELLF, encoded by the coding sequence GTGATAGGTATTGGAACCATTGTTAATTTTATAGCTATTATACTTGGTGGTTTTTTGGGTCTCGGTTTAAAAACAGGTTTATCCAGTCGCTTCAAACAAATTGTTATGCAATCATTAGGACTAGCCGTTTTGTTCATTGGGGTATCTGGTACAATACAAAGTATGTTTAAGATTACAGAGTCCAATGGAATTGATAGACAATACATAATGACCATGATTTTAAGTTTAGTAATTGGCGGTATTTTAGGCGAATGGATCAACATTGAATTAAAACTAGACAACTTAGGATTATTTCTACAAAAGAAAATTGGTACTGTAGGGGACTTTGCTAAAGGCTTTGTAACAGCTAGTTTGGTTTATTGTATTGGTGCCATGGCAATCGTAGGCGCGCTAGAAGATGGTCTTCTAAGAAATCCTAATACGTTGTTTGCCAAATCCATACTTGATGGAATTTCAGCGGTTATTTTTAGTTCTACATTAGGAATTGGTGTTGTTTTTTCAAGTGTATCTGTTTTAATTTACCAAGGAGGTATTACTCTTTTAGCAGGTACCTTAGAACCAATATTAACAGATGTTGTTATACAACAAATGTCCTTAATTGGGAATATTCTAATCTTTGCTATTGGAATCAATATATTAGAGATTAAAAAAATTAAAGTAGGTAATTTATTACCGGCTATTTTTATACCAATGATTGTTGCTTTGTTTGAATTGCTATTTTAA
- a CDS encoding CTP synthase has translation MQTKYIFVTGGVVSGLGKGITAAALGRLLKERGKKVTIQKFDPYINIDPGTMSPYQHGEVFVTEDGAETDLDLGHYERFIDENLSQYSSVTTGKIYWSILNKERKGEFLGATVQVIPHITNAIKDRAYRVGKNNQSEIVITEIGGTVGDIESLPFLEAIRQVASDVGRENVLYIHVTLIPYLSKSGEMKTKPTQHSVKELRSIGIQPDILVCRSEQEMSEDMIEKLALFCNVDKDCVIQNLDAETLYEVPLMLEEQGLADIVCKKFNLGCTPPNLTDWTNMVQKEKNVDKEVTIGLVGKYVELHDAYLSIVESLKHGGIFHSTQVDIRWINSEELDESNMKENLDGLNGILVPGGFGDRGVEGKILAIQYARENKIPFFGICLGMQCAVIEYARNVLNLSGAHSSELVPETPYPVIDLMPEQKDIDGLGGTMRLGAYPCKVKDNTKAAEAYDDELIYERHRHRYEFNNEYRDRLEEAGLVISGVSPDEHLVEMVEVNDHPWFVGVQFHPEFKSRPNRAHPLFRDFIGASVSCKYE, from the coding sequence ATGCAAACGAAGTATATTTTTGTTACAGGAGGTGTAGTATCAGGCTTAGGTAAAGGGATAACAGCCGCAGCATTAGGAAGGTTGTTAAAAGAGCGAGGTAAGAAAGTTACTATTCAAAAGTTTGACCCTTACATTAATATTGATCCTGGTACGATGAGTCCATATCAACATGGAGAAGTGTTTGTAACAGAAGATGGCGCTGAAACGGATTTAGATTTAGGTCATTATGAAAGATTTATTGATGAAAATCTTTCCCAATATAGCAGTGTAACTACTGGAAAAATATATTGGTCAATCCTAAACAAAGAAAGAAAAGGGGAATTCCTAGGAGCCACTGTACAAGTAATTCCTCACATAACAAACGCTATAAAAGACAGAGCATACAGAGTAGGTAAAAACAATCAATCAGAGATCGTTATAACTGAAATTGGTGGTACAGTAGGTGATATAGAAAGTTTACCTTTCTTAGAAGCTATTAGACAAGTTGCGTCTGATGTAGGAAGAGAAAATGTTCTATATATCCATGTAACACTAATCCCATATTTATCAAAATCTGGTGAAATGAAAACAAAACCAACACAACATTCTGTAAAAGAACTACGTTCTATTGGTATTCAACCAGATATATTAGTATGTCGTTCGGAACAAGAAATGTCAGAAGATATGATTGAAAAATTAGCCTTATTCTGTAATGTAGATAAAGATTGTGTAATACAAAATCTTGATGCAGAAACATTGTATGAAGTACCTTTAATGCTAGAAGAGCAAGGTCTTGCAGATATAGTATGTAAAAAGTTTAACTTAGGCTGTACACCTCCAAATTTAACGGACTGGACCAATATGGTACAAAAAGAAAAAAATGTTGACAAGGAAGTAACTATAGGATTAGTTGGAAAATACGTTGAATTACACGATGCTTACTTATCAATAGTAGAATCACTAAAACACGGTGGAATCTTTCACTCAACCCAAGTGGATATTAGATGGATTAATTCTGAAGAATTAGATGAATCAAATATGAAAGAAAATTTAGATGGATTAAATGGTATTCTAGTTCCAGGTGGATTCGGTGATAGAGGTGTAGAAGGAAAAATTTTGGCAATACAATATGCAAGAGAGAACAAAATACCTTTCTTTGGAATCTGTCTTGGAATGCAGTGTGCCGTTATTGAATATGCAAGAAATGTATTAAACTTAAGTGGTGCACACAGTTCGGAATTAGTGCCAGAAACGCCATATCCAGTTATTGACTTAATGCCTGAGCAAAAAGACATTGATGGATTAGGTGGTACCATGAGATTAGGTGCTTATCCTTGTAAAGTAAAAGACAATACAAAAGCAGCAGAAGCTTATGATGATGAGTTGATTTATGAACGTCATAGACATAGATATGAGTTTAATAATGAGTATAGAGATAGATTAGAAGAAGCTGGACTGGTAATATCTGGTGTTTCTCCAGATGAACATTTAGTAGAAATGGTAGAAGTTAATGACCATCCATGGTTTGTTGGTGTTCAATTCCATCCAGAATTTAAGTCTAGACCAAATAGAGCGCATCCTTTATTTAGAGACTTTATTGGAGCAAGTGTTAGCTGTAAATATGAGTAA
- a CDS encoding S-layer homology domain-containing protein, whose product MKKKWMVGALTFVLASSIMTQPLNKLNYNIVQAQEVQFTGRDRALAIIENITFRDVADNHWAKEAIVRLGAIDIVKGYNEGNRKEYRPGGAVTNQEALAFILRILGLEEEAQKASEEIENEFATNEHVLSIWSKGYLQIAMELELITEEDFENALEPNQGELTEESFRREMPATREQVAQWLVKALNQVNPALIRPLYVQNRIFNYADWENTSSDKVPYVEAVIANNIMVGDNITFRPRAHLTRAEMAMIISNVDDILYDAMNIQRKSGVVDKIEVESQITSQNITRRKIYVRTDEGKIEIITYEERTNNRTLSIDVPVYNQGQVQGLGTLKENDSIEYLVDQGNTILYVLNKGAAATEKVQGVLQPLHNLENGFITIKTSNGNNVTYRLSESMYIGSRIKVGNQFVEKDRAPVGQSVVLDMQNNLIVGLDYDVITSDKEISGIVKSVSPNFGYITITDWYTGKDVIKNFYRNQMTVEKLMHYDNVSQSYINGAFKFNPLSSTIEAIEPGDIVYITLDDAGYISHISARTNYIVKYGKVLFINYNHGNSYNFTVEYEDGQLGYFEVNEPIIVQRGGNIVPSYEINAGDWVKMLVNQAVISPGHMEEKVKEINIDSYKNSITRVFKGQLSNNYNPGQRTLALINSEELSQIGWIDYRQSRNLEFNTRNLEVYYNGQQISFDEALHKYRGPNYTVYVAMEELPGREQICRISIFNNRDTILNKDHVIHTDGGQSFTLFGTVNPINVSPGTIIIRNGRLVEPSNIMSPDYAQVILNGQGRAAVVNITQEPGNDRITVSRGRIKEIEDRNTFTVSSQGMLMDMTWVYSPIERTYTINYETIIMDENGFVPFDQFRGYDENSQIEEVYTIISEGTHAKYVIKNPYSTEGVTGRIYDIGNGSIRINNVNVYNTTNKTWDVLSYQSNYGIINIEENSIILKNNKVITPAELKLGDNIRVLTTENLTTKLLQENSREVIGYIILVE is encoded by the coding sequence ATGAAAAAAAAGTGGATGGTAGGCGCCTTAACTTTTGTATTAGCAAGTTCCATTATGACACAACCTTTAAATAAATTAAATTATAATATAGTACAAGCTCAAGAAGTACAGTTTACTGGAAGAGATAGAGCATTGGCAATTATAGAAAACATTACTTTTAGAGATGTGGCAGACAATCATTGGGCAAAAGAAGCCATTGTAAGACTTGGAGCAATTGATATCGTAAAAGGATATAATGAAGGCAATAGAAAAGAATATAGACCTGGTGGGGCAGTGACAAATCAAGAAGCATTAGCCTTTATTCTCAGAATACTTGGGTTGGAAGAAGAAGCACAAAAAGCGTCAGAAGAGATTGAAAATGAATTTGCAACTAATGAACATGTCCTTTCAATATGGTCCAAAGGTTATCTACAGATTGCAATGGAATTAGAACTGATCACAGAGGAAGATTTTGAAAATGCACTAGAACCTAATCAAGGAGAACTTACTGAAGAGTCTTTTCGAAGAGAAATGCCAGCAACAAGAGAACAAGTGGCTCAGTGGTTGGTAAAAGCGTTAAATCAAGTAAACCCAGCTTTAATAAGACCTTTATATGTGCAAAATAGAATTTTTAATTATGCAGATTGGGAAAATACAAGTAGTGATAAAGTTCCTTATGTAGAAGCAGTTATAGCGAATAATATAATGGTAGGGGATAATATCACATTTCGTCCGAGAGCCCACCTTACACGTGCAGAGATGGCAATGATCATAAGTAATGTAGATGATATTTTATATGATGCCATGAACATTCAAAGAAAAAGTGGTGTAGTGGATAAGATTGAAGTAGAGAGTCAAATCACTTCACAAAATATTACCCGAAGAAAAATATATGTAAGAACAGATGAAGGAAAAATAGAAATTATTACATATGAAGAGAGAACAAACAATAGAACTTTAAGCATAGATGTTCCCGTTTATAATCAGGGACAAGTACAAGGACTTGGTACTTTAAAGGAAAATGATTCAATTGAGTACTTAGTAGACCAAGGGAATACGATTCTTTATGTACTTAATAAAGGGGCAGCTGCAACAGAAAAAGTACAAGGGGTATTACAACCACTACATAACCTAGAAAACGGATTTATAACCATTAAGACATCTAATGGCAACAATGTAACTTATAGACTATCAGAAAGTATGTACATAGGGTCTAGAATAAAAGTTGGGAATCAATTTGTTGAAAAAGATAGAGCACCAGTAGGTCAAAGTGTAGTATTAGATATGCAAAATAATCTAATTGTGGGTTTGGATTATGATGTGATTACTTCTGATAAAGAAATAAGTGGTATTGTAAAGAGTGTATCTCCAAATTTTGGCTATATTACCATAACAGATTGGTATACAGGAAAAGATGTCATTAAGAACTTTTACAGAAACCAAATGACAGTTGAAAAACTAATGCATTATGACAATGTAAGCCAAAGCTACATAAATGGCGCTTTTAAATTTAATCCATTAAGTTCAACTATTGAAGCCATTGAACCAGGTGATATTGTATATATAACATTGGATGATGCTGGCTACATATCACATATTAGCGCAAGAACAAACTATATTGTAAAGTACGGAAAAGTATTATTTATTAATTACAATCATGGAAACAGTTATAATTTTACTGTTGAATACGAAGATGGCCAGTTAGGGTACTTTGAAGTAAATGAACCTATTATTGTTCAAAGAGGTGGCAATATTGTCCCTTCATATGAAATAAATGCTGGGGACTGGGTTAAGATGCTAGTGAATCAAGCAGTGATAAGCCCTGGTCATATGGAAGAAAAGGTAAAAGAAATAAATATAGATTCTTATAAAAATTCAATAACAAGAGTTTTCAAAGGTCAGTTAAGTAATAATTACAATCCAGGGCAAAGAACCCTTGCCCTAATAAATAGTGAAGAACTTAGCCAAATTGGCTGGATTGATTATAGACAAAGCAGAAATTTAGAATTTAATACTAGAAATTTAGAAGTTTATTATAACGGACAACAAATATCTTTTGATGAAGCGCTACATAAGTATAGAGGACCAAATTATACCGTGTATGTGGCAATGGAAGAATTGCCTGGTAGAGAACAAATTTGTAGAATCTCAATATTTAATAATAGAGATACAATCCTTAATAAGGACCATGTAATCCATACAGATGGGGGGCAATCCTTTACATTGTTTGGTACTGTAAATCCAATTAATGTTAGCCCTGGAACAATTATTATAAGAAATGGTAGACTAGTAGAGCCAAGTAATATAATGTCACCAGATTATGCACAAGTGATATTAAATGGTCAAGGAAGAGCGGCAGTAGTAAATATCACTCAAGAGCCTGGTAATGATAGAATAACTGTTTCAAGAGGAAGAATTAAAGAAATAGAAGATAGAAATACCTTTACTGTAAGTTCACAAGGTATGCTTATGGATATGACTTGGGTGTATTCACCAATAGAAAGAACCTATACCATTAATTATGAAACAATAATTATGGACGAAAATGGTTTTGTGCCATTTGATCAGTTTAGAGGATATGATGAAAACTCTCAAATTGAAGAAGTTTATACAATAATATCTGAAGGAACACATGCAAAATATGTTATTAAAAACCCTTATAGCACAGAAGGGGTAACTGGTAGAATTTATGATATTGGTAATGGTAGCATAAGAATTAATAATGTGAATGTATATAATACGACAAATAAGACATGGGATGTTCTAAGTTATCAATCTAATTATGGCATTATTAATATTGAAGAGAATAGCATTATTCTTAAAAACAATAAGGTGATCACACCAGCAGAACTTAAATTAGGAGACAATATTAGAGTTCTTACTACAGAGAATTTAACCACTAAATTATTACAAGAAAATTCAAGAGAAGTTATTGGGTATATTATTCTCGTAGAATAA
- a CDS encoding S41 family peptidase, whose protein sequence is MKKRIIGCILIYILLFTSVNANGITSDSTGEDIKVLMEFILDNYVGSEINEEILYYGALKGMFEVLDSYSEFYTAKEYDEFFVALEGSFYGIGAELQKADEYVKIVNVLRDTPAEKAGLLVGDIILEVDGQSIEGLSVDGAVAIIRGELGTKVILTINRNNEIITQEITRGRINVSSVYTEDLSKFENVYEKELLQTIEYIYISRFSESVSDDFAKMLIKAQEAEKDYLVLDLRNNTGGYMNQAINIARMLVPEGPVLYTVNKNGEEQVYYSYLENKVFEQIIVITNEYTASASEILASAIVESGAGLIVGEQTYGKGVVQHLYNFGNSAFKLTVEEYFSRNRSKINDIGIKPNIEVKIPYLLPEPTIRYSMNMKDDRIYEINEILKYLGYYEGNISNEYTQKTFEGIKSFQRDHGLYPYGVCDLSTQLKLNEILKDNVQEKDMQLDKVLQFIQEYNKNIKK, encoded by the coding sequence ATGAAAAAAAGAATCATTGGATGCATTTTAATATATATTTTATTATTTACTTCAGTAAATGCCAATGGGATAACATCAGATTCAACAGGGGAAGATATAAAAGTACTTATGGAGTTTATACTAGATAACTATGTAGGTAGTGAAATAAACGAAGAAATCCTTTATTATGGGGCATTAAAGGGAATGTTTGAAGTCCTTGACTCTTATAGTGAATTTTATACTGCAAAAGAATATGATGAATTCTTTGTTGCTTTAGAAGGAAGCTTTTATGGTATTGGAGCAGAATTACAAAAGGCTGATGAGTATGTAAAAATTGTTAATGTACTAAGAGATACACCGGCAGAAAAAGCAGGACTCTTAGTTGGAGATATTATTTTAGAAGTGGATGGACAATCAATTGAAGGGTTAAGTGTGGATGGTGCAGTAGCTATTATTAGAGGAGAGTTAGGAACAAAAGTAATATTGACCATAAATAGAAATAATGAAATAATAACTCAAGAAATTACGAGAGGTAGAATAAATGTTTCTTCTGTATATACAGAAGATTTAAGTAAATTTGAGAATGTATATGAAAAAGAATTACTACAAACTATAGAGTACATATATATATCTAGATTCAGTGAAAGTGTATCAGATGACTTTGCAAAAATGCTAATAAAAGCACAAGAAGCTGAGAAGGATTACCTTGTACTTGATTTAAGAAATAACACAGGTGGTTATATGAATCAAGCAATAAATATTGCTAGAATGTTAGTGCCAGAGGGACCGGTGTTATATACAGTAAATAAAAATGGAGAGGAACAAGTGTATTACAGCTATTTAGAGAATAAAGTTTTTGAACAAATCATTGTCATCACAAATGAATACACGGCATCAGCTTCTGAAATCTTAGCAAGTGCTATAGTAGAGTCAGGTGCTGGATTAATTGTTGGAGAGCAAACATATGGCAAAGGTGTGGTCCAACATTTATACAATTTTGGGAACTCCGCATTCAAATTAACAGTAGAAGAATACTTTAGTCGCAATAGAAGTAAAATAAATGATATAGGTATTAAACCAAATATAGAAGTAAAGATACCGTATTTATTACCAGAACCTACAATAAGATATAGTATGAATATGAAAGATGATAGGATCTATGAAATAAATGAGATATTAAAGTACTTAGGGTATTATGAAGGGAACATTTCAAATGAATATACTCAAAAAACCTTTGAGGGAATAAAATCTTTTCAAAGAGACCATGGTTTATACCCTTATGGTGTATGCGATTTAAGCACCCAATTAAAGTTAAATGAAATATTAAAAGATAATGTACAAGAAAAAGATATGCAATTAGATAAGGTATTACAATTTATACAAGAATATAACAAGAATATTAAAAAGTGA
- a CDS encoding S-layer homology domain-containing protein: MGKKVKLLVGILLLLMLNSVISFGAEGESGFFGGISEGTNLPRRIDELVPLPRQNTIDLVYKEVIFISGRPVEFEGTLRITRNKDIMNRNNASTYKERYVFQATDGQGNTLNRNIEFDTRYFINKTNPFNNFIETASEVSRTARNSKWSETIVIDGVTYTLNENSSYLFRDATEDIRPGINYFHSVVEYFAVYNINGNQNEKIEVLAYNNIYGFKQPWAKIEKQNLNLAIENISSEGQGWQMNVEVRPVMNAKKAMFYSGVEPFPNSFEGVYNQRLERESSLTYTITTNNLHLTPNQRNNSLAIRIPNQSDGLLTPARNLDFLLGNYVWAKSDVEQLYALGILTEEPHPNMRYEAMSRGEYVKALCKAMNLDISKYVGTRGVKTKIFDDVPSTHPLYPYVMTAYDEKLTVGQGKNFGVDVPITREEAFVIYIRVIGLERLGVTESPQTRFVDDSKISNWARREIKAGEVLGIIKGDNSGRVNPGQHIRKIEAASIINRLIDYLRYDLANDFVGIR; the protein is encoded by the coding sequence ATGGGGAAAAAAGTGAAGCTATTAGTAGGGATACTTCTGTTATTAATGTTGAATAGTGTAATAAGTTTTGGGGCTGAAGGTGAATCAGGTTTTTTTGGAGGTATTTCTGAAGGAACGAATTTGCCAAGACGAATTGATGAGCTAGTGCCACTACCAAGACAAAACACAATAGATCTAGTATACAAAGAAGTGATTTTTATAAGTGGGAGACCTGTTGAATTTGAAGGAACCCTTAGAATAACTAGAAATAAAGATATAATGAATAGAAATAATGCAAGTACATACAAAGAAAGATATGTATTTCAAGCTACGGATGGTCAAGGGAACACATTAAACCGTAATATTGAATTTGATACAAGGTATTTTATAAATAAAACAAATCCCTTTAATAATTTTATAGAAACAGCTTCAGAGGTATCAAGAACAGCTAGAAACTCAAAATGGAGCGAAACAATTGTTATTGATGGGGTTACATATACATTAAATGAAAATTCATCTTATTTGTTTAGAGATGCAACAGAAGACATTAGACCTGGTATTAATTATTTTCATTCAGTAGTAGAGTATTTTGCTGTGTATAATATAAATGGCAATCAAAATGAAAAAATTGAAGTACTAGCATATAACAATATTTATGGATTTAAGCAACCTTGGGCTAAGATTGAAAAGCAAAACTTAAATCTCGCAATAGAGAACATTTCTAGTGAGGGACAAGGATGGCAGATGAATGTAGAAGTTAGACCTGTGATGAATGCAAAGAAAGCAATGTTCTACTCAGGGGTTGAGCCATTCCCAAACAGTTTTGAAGGAGTATACAATCAAAGGTTAGAAAGAGAATCAAGTTTAACATATACCATAACAACAAATAACCTTCACCTTACACCAAATCAAAGAAATAACAGCTTAGCAATTAGAATACCTAATCAATCAGATGGGTTGTTAACACCTGCAAGGAATTTAGATTTCTTATTAGGGAATTATGTTTGGGCAAAAAGTGATGTAGAGCAATTATATGCTCTGGGAATTTTAACGGAAGAGCCACATCCTAACATGAGATATGAAGCAATGAGTAGAGGAGAATATGTGAAAGCTTTATGTAAAGCAATGAACTTAGATATATCCAAATATGTAGGAACTAGAGGGGTGAAAACGAAGATATTTGATGATGTACCCTCTACCCATCCATTATATCCATATGTAATGACAGCCTATGATGAAAAATTAACTGTTGGACAAGGTAAAAACTTTGGTGTCGATGTTCCGATTACAAGAGAAGAAGCTTTTGTTATATACATAAGGGTAATTGGATTAGAAAGACTTGGTGTAACAGAGTCGCCTCAAACCAGATTTGTAGATGATTCGAAAATTTCAAACTGGGCTAGAAGAGAAATAAAAGCAGGAGAGGTTTTAGGCATTATAAAAGGGGATAATTCTGGGCGTGTGAATCCTGGGCAACATATAAGAAAAATTGAGGCAGCATCAATAATCAATCGTTTAATTGACTATTTAAGATATGATTTAGCAAATGACTTTGTTGGCATTAGATAA
- a CDS encoding DNA topoisomerase III, whose product MSKTLVLAEKPSVGRDIAKVLRCTKQGNGFLEGNEYIVTWALGHLVTLASPEKYNKKYESWNLEDLPMLPSELKLEVIKKTSKQFFAVKSQLTRKDVKDIVIATDAGREGELVARWIIEKAQCNKPIKRLWISSVTDKAIKDGFNKLQPGKNYEALYASAVARSAADWYVGLNATRALTCKYNAQLSCGRVQTPTLAIIAKREEEIKTFRSKDYYIIDINLGKFNLTWQDTKTNNTHIFDKELCNKIIRSIDNKKCEITQVIQSDKKTYPPLLYDLTELQRDANRLYSYSAKETLSIMQTLYERHKLLTYPRTDSKYLTSDIVDTLKDRIDSCSFGSYKKTANKILSTPIKANKSFVDNSKVSDHHAIIPTDEPLNLTKLNDKERKIYELVVRRFLSVLLPPFEYTQTTIIGKIGEETFSTKGKVVKSLGWKEIYNTVEEDDDELSDSTLPKVTKGEQYTVQNVRHTTKQTTPPPYFNEGSLLSAMENPSKYMDTNNNALLKTLNETGGLGTVATRADIIEKLFSSFLIEKRGNHIHITQKGIQLLDLVPDDLKSPILTAKWEQELDHIKKGQLDSKTFINNMKDYTKKVVTIIKNNDSKFQHTNVTGDRCPECGKFMLEVNGKKGKLLVCQDRDCGHRKSVSIITNARCPNCHKKMQLVGEGEGQRFICKCGHREKLSSFNENRKDKGKNVTKKDVSNYLKQQKKQDEPMLNSAFADAFKNLKK is encoded by the coding sequence ATGAGTAAAACACTTGTATTAGCTGAAAAACCTTCTGTTGGTAGAGATATTGCAAAAGTTCTTAGATGCACCAAACAAGGTAATGGCTTTTTAGAAGGCAATGAGTACATTGTCACTTGGGCATTGGGACATTTAGTTACTTTAGCCTCGCCAGAAAAGTATAATAAAAAATACGAATCTTGGAATTTAGAAGATCTTCCAATGTTACCTTCTGAATTAAAATTAGAAGTTATCAAAAAGACAAGCAAACAATTCTTTGCAGTAAAATCCCAACTAACGCGTAAAGATGTGAAAGACATTGTTATTGCAACAGATGCTGGACGCGAAGGAGAACTTGTTGCAAGATGGATCATAGAAAAAGCACAATGCAATAAACCTATAAAGCGCTTATGGATATCTTCCGTTACAGACAAAGCCATAAAGGATGGATTCAACAAACTCCAGCCTGGTAAAAATTATGAAGCTCTTTATGCTTCTGCAGTAGCACGTTCTGCTGCTGATTGGTATGTAGGGTTAAATGCAACAAGAGCTTTAACTTGTAAATACAATGCACAATTATCTTGTGGCCGTGTACAGACCCCTACTCTAGCCATCATTGCTAAAAGGGAAGAGGAAATTAAGACCTTTAGATCTAAGGATTATTATATAATAGATATTAATCTAGGAAAATTTAATTTGACTTGGCAAGATACCAAGACAAATAACACACACATTTTTGATAAAGAACTTTGTAATAAAATTATTAGATCCATTGACAATAAAAAATGTGAAATAACACAGGTTATTCAATCAGACAAGAAAACATACCCACCTTTATTATACGATCTAACGGAATTACAAAGAGATGCTAATCGATTATACAGTTACTCTGCAAAAGAAACATTATCCATAATGCAAACTTTATACGAAAGACATAAGCTTTTAACGTATCCTAGAACTGACTCCAAATATCTTACTTCAGATATTGTTGATACCTTAAAAGACAGGATTGACAGTTGTAGTTTTGGCAGTTATAAAAAGACTGCTAATAAAATACTGTCTACACCTATCAAAGCAAATAAATCATTTGTAGATAATAGTAAAGTTTCTGACCATCATGCTATTATACCAACTGATGAACCATTGAATCTTACTAAACTTAATGATAAAGAGCGTAAGATATATGAATTGGTAGTGAGACGCTTCTTATCTGTATTATTACCACCCTTTGAATATACTCAAACAACCATAATAGGAAAAATTGGAGAAGAAACATTCTCTACAAAAGGCAAAGTTGTGAAATCCTTAGGTTGGAAAGAAATATATAATACAGTTGAGGAAGATGATGATGAATTAAGTGACTCGACGCTTCCTAAGGTTACAAAAGGGGAACAATATACTGTTCAAAATGTTAGACACACTACAAAACAAACCACACCACCACCTTATTTCAACGAAGGCTCCCTCTTGTCTGCAATGGAAAATCCATCAAAATATATGGATACCAACAATAATGCCTTACTTAAAACCCTTAATGAAACAGGGGGCCTAGGAACAGTCGCAACGAGAGCCGATATTATTGAAAAATTATTTAGTTCCTTTTTAATTGAGAAAAGAGGGAATCATATTCATATCACTCAAAAAGGCATTCAACTACTAGATCTTGTTCCTGACGACTTAAAATCACCTATTTTAACGGCAAAATGGGAACAAGAACTGGATCATATTAAAAAAGGTCAGTTAGATTCTAAAACCTTTATTAATAATATGAAGGATTACACAAAAAAAGTTGTTACCATTATCAAAAACAATGATTCAAAATTCCAGCATACCAATGTTACAGGGGACCGATGCCCTGAATGTGGCAAATTTATGTTAGAAGTGAATGGTAAAAAAGGCAAGTTGCTTGTCTGTCAAGATAGAGATTGTGGCCATAGAAAGTCTGTATCCATAATCACTAACGCTAGGTGTCCAAACTGTCACAAAAAAATGCAGTTAGTAGGAGAAGGCGAAGGCCAAAGATTCATTTGCAAATGTGGTCATAGAGAAAAGTTAAGTTCTTTTAATGAAAATAGAAAAGATAAGGGTAAAAATGTTACTAAAAAAGATGTGTCTAACTATTTAAAGCAGCAGAAAAAACAAGATGAACCAATGCTTAACTCTGCTTTTGCAGATGCCTTTAAAAATCTTAAAAAATAA